Proteins from a single region of Desulfobacter postgatei 2ac9:
- a CDS encoding universal stress protein: MTAKILIPFDETECAQNTVTYVAKNLNKEDEVTLFHVVPDTAAACGLNSPSLTPYFEAERNSFCRMEEKREKMMRESLDTARYKLIDAGFAKEKVHIKTQPQGKKISDDIIHEAQKGKYNTVAMGRSSTSGLKEFFIGSNASRVMHSLNIPVIIVD, translated from the coding sequence ATGACTGCCAAAATCCTGATTCCCTTTGACGAAACTGAATGCGCTCAAAATACCGTTACCTATGTTGCAAAAAACCTGAACAAAGAGGATGAGGTCACACTGTTTCATGTAGTGCCGGATACTGCGGCAGCCTGTGGGCTCAACAGCCCCAGCCTCACGCCCTATTTTGAAGCAGAACGCAATTCGTTCTGCCGGATGGAGGAAAAGCGCGAGAAAATGATGCGGGAAAGCCTTGACACCGCAAGGTATAAATTAATCGATGCCGGGTTTGCCAAAGAGAAGGTTCATATAAAAACTCAGCCCCAGGGCAAAAAGATTTCCGATGACATTATACACGAGGCACAAAAAGGAAAATACAATACGGTTGCCATGGGACGAAGTTCGACATCAGGTCTAAAAGAATTTTTTATTGGCAGCAACGC